The proteins below are encoded in one region of Mangifera indica cultivar Alphonso chromosome 7, CATAS_Mindica_2.1, whole genome shotgun sequence:
- the LOC123221595 gene encoding REF/SRPP-like protein At3g05500 produces the protein MAQGDFDAQAATTTEEQQKLKYLEFVQVATLHALMCFTSLYVYAKEKSGPLKPGVETVEGTVKNVVAPVYHKFHDVPKELLKYVDRKVEESVTKLDSRVPPVLKQVPAQALSAAQKAPLVARSVASEVKRAGVVNTVSGIAKSVYTKYEPAAKELYTKYEPKAEQCAVSTWHKLNQLPLFPQVAQVVVPTAAFCSEKYNQTVLSTAEKGHRVSAYLPLVPTEKIAKVFTNKAADSQPLVSAGQESDISVH, from the exons ATGGCACAAGGCGACTTTGATGCGCAAGCAGCCACG ACCACCGAGGAGCAGCAGAAGCTGAAATATTTGGAGTTCGTGCAAGTGGCTACACTGCACGCCTTGATGTGCTTCACAAGCCTTTATGTTTATGCCAAGGAAAAATCCGGGCCATTGAAACCTGGTGTGGAGACTGTCGAGGGAACTGTTAAGAATGTGGTGGCACCTGTTTATCATAAGTTCCATGATGTCCCAAAGGAGCTTCTCAAGTACGTGGATCGTAAG GTTGAAGAGTCAGTGACCAAGCTTGACAGTCGTGTGCCTCCAGTCCTCAAGCAAGTTCCTGCTCAGGCCCTCTCTGCAGCTCAAAAGGCCCCATTGGTGGCTCGATCAGTGGCTTCTGAAGTGAAACGTGCTGGTGTGGTTAACACAGTGTCAGGAATTGCAAAATCTGTTTACACAAAGTACGAGCCAGCAGCCAAGGAGCTCTATACCAAGTACGAGCCCAAAGCTGAGCAATGCGCTGTGTCAACTTGGCATAAACTTAACCAGCTCCCGCTATTCCCTCAAGTAGCCCAAGTTGTTGTTCCAACCGCTGCTTTTTGTTCTGAGAAATACAATCAAACGGTGCTTAGCACCGCAGAGAAGGGACACAGAGTCTCCGCTTATTTGCCATTGGTCCCAACCGAGAAGATTGCTAAGGTGTTTACCAATAAGGCAGCTGACTCACAGCCTCTAGTTTCTGCTGGACAAGAATCTGATATATCTGTGCATTGA